Below is a window of Synchiropus splendidus isolate RoL2022-P1 chromosome 9, RoL_Sspl_1.0, whole genome shotgun sequence DNA.
CAACACGGAACAACTGTtaagaaaatactttttttgcttCTATTCTTTAATAAAGGCATCTTATTGAAATCTTACTACAAAATTGTGGACAGATGTCTTACTCCGAAGATGATGGCACGACATAGAAGGCAACAACATTGGCGTGAAAACATGACCGCACTGATCAACTATTAAGTGCTGGATGGAAGGATATCATGCAACTTTCACAAATGCTGTGGAGCAGGACGGTGAGTGCGCCTGAGACGACAGCTGTCAGTCATTATGAAATTTCTTTTGCCATTTCTACATTCTCTTTCGTGATCATGCTGTGCTCTCCTTTTTGTGCCAGCATGTCTCCTTGCATAAGGGTCCCGCTTGCTGGATTGCTTTGTGGCTCCTGCATCTGCTCCAGTTCTTCCAGTATGGTCTGAACACGTCGGACTCCGTCCCGCCTTGCTTGCCGTACATCCGCACGACCTTCCGGGTCGACTGAGTCCAGCGCTAATAGCTCTTTTGTTAACATCTCCTCCAGTAGCAGGTACTTTTTATCATTCTTCTTTCCCTCAAAACATTTGACCTCCTGCTCCAGTTTGGCAACCCGCTCCACAATCTGCTGTACCTTAGCCAGGCCGGGGTGAACAGGGCTTTGAGCAGGCTGCTCAGCTTCAATCTTTCCAGGTGGCAACTCTGCAGCTGATGCCACGTCCTGGGCTTCCTGGGTGGAAGGTGTTTCGACGGCACCGTGTTGCTCTGTGTTTAGTGGTTGCTGATGTAGCTGCGTCACGGGGTCgggctgctgaggctgctgAGGTTGCTGAGGTTGTTGAGGCTGCTGAGGTTGCTGCGGGTGAGACGGTGAGTGTTGTTGTGCCTGCTGGCACATTGGCTGCTGGAGTGGTAGCTGTTGAGGTTGCTGTTGTGGAGGCTGGAGGATCTGTTGAGGCTTTGGGCTGTCGGCATCTGTGAGCAAAGGCTGAGTGTGCTGCGTGATGTCAGGCTTTTGATGAGAGATGTGATGCTCCTGCTCCATTTTCTGAGGCGACTCTCTCACAAGGACATGCTGTTGAGCCAAGCATGGGGTTTGATTAGTGTACAAGGTGAGCCATAAAGGAGGACAGAAAAGCAGGTCAACTTACATGAGGCCTTTCTCCTAACACCTGTGAGATAACAGGCGACTGGCTTCTTATATGGTGTGGGAGGTGAGCGACTGCCGCATCCCGGTGCTGAGGAAACAGCACGGGGGAGCCTCGATCCTTTGCTGCAGAGTACGCCGGCCATTCGTCTGACTGCAGGCGATGGAAAGGCTGCTCAGGGTAAGGGACACGCTGAGAATAAACCGAGGGATTCGGCTGGACTTGTGTTAATGTTGGGCCGCCGCCTCCTTCATGGATGACTGGTATAGGGATGTAACCAGCCTGAAGGCCAGTGCTGCTGGGTCTTGGGGGCTGATGTTGAGGAGCAGTGTAAACCTGCAGCACAATCAAATCCAATCACATTTACAACCTcaccttttttaaaaacacaatacatttgataaaaaaaaacaacctcggCTGTCTGGGAAACCGGTGAAGTGCTCTTTCGAGGCTCACAGGCAGAGCTGTCTGAGGCTGCCTGTAGAGGAGATCTGGGCCTGGCCTGGAGTCCCGGCGTCGGAGATGGCACCCTGCCATCTGAGCGTATATTCTGGGCGGCGGTCGGGTGGATGTAGGAATAACatggatgttgttgttgtcggaGTTCTGCTCCCTCGTGGAAGACTGGGATCGGAACATAACCCGGACGCAGAATGGGGTGCTTCACAAAGCTCTTCTGCAGTTCTTGGGGACTTGGTTCTGGTGGTATGTTGGGTCCATTTGCTGACAGCTCTCTGACCTATCACACAAGTAAACATGTCTCAATTTTTGTAGGGAAACCAATCAACTTTCATTAACCACAAAAGAATCATGACTGGAAGTTCAAACATTCATcatgccaaacattaaaatcagGACAGGTGTGGGATTGAAGCTGGTTCCTTTTGACAATGGAGCAGTCAGTGCTAAGTAGGTAATTTAAATACACTGTGGACTCACACATTATTCAGATATCAACTCCCACACGAGCCAGTTTCCACTGAAATCAGGatggaccaaaacaaaacagctcatATGCTCAGTGAGAGACAAATTAGCTGATGATCCTTATATGAAACCACACCGGAATACTAAAAACTGATTGCACAAATGTTCTTTCCAATAAATCTCTCTGTCGGTCTGTGCTTCTGTTTCAACCTCTTCACAGAACTACATTCTTCTTTAAATGCAAACAATGACTTGCGTTGCCTAGCAACATCTGTCCTTTCTACTCTCTAtatttattgataaaaaaaGCATCTAATTCTTTGTGGAATTTACTCAGAGAAATTATTTGTCCAAAGCTGATACAGTGATTTTATTTGGGTGTGCTACTTCATTTGATTGACGGGGAACGTGGATTGTCACTCTCAAACAGGTGATCCTCCTGAATCTGTCATATTTCCCCCCATTTTTTACTTTTGagtttgtgatgaaagttaaaggaaAGATCAAACAGGAGAATTgtgttctggctcagctcactttCCAAGTCGTAAAGGGTAAACTCATGAAAAGCTACAGCTCCAACTTAGTGATAAACAATCAAGCAACAAGGACATGAAGCGTGAAATTGCAGCTGTCTAGATGGCTCATGAGTTCaaaacttttttcccctcaaagctTTATCTGCGGTTCTTTTTAGGAATTTCAACTTAAGACAATGGTTTTATGATCATTGCTTATTACATTGGAACTCAGCGAAGAATGCCACAATTTGCATCTATGGGTTGACTGTATTGTTTGTTGTCAATTGAGTGCACATGATTTTTAAACACAAACCATCcagttatataataataaagtaaaacatTCTCCTCAGGGTGGCGAAGATGGGCAGAGCTGCTATTCATTGGTCGAGCTGCAACCATAACCTCAACTACAGAGACGGAGGTCATGATCGCAGTTGGTCGCAAGATACAATATCATGAGAGCTGAGCAAGGTAGCCAGAAGGCATCGTCATTGTTGACAGGTTAAAGGTCAAGCTGCTCTGTCCATTGAGATGCCATCTAGAATAAACTTCTCCGGAGAATGGGAAAACTTATACTAGATGATGTCCCCATGATGCAACATTGTATGAGCTGGAACTGGATAGAAATCCACCTCAATTTCTCTGGAGATCTTGTGTCTGATAATGCGGATAAATGAAGCACCAACATACATTTTCTTTGGCCGCAACCACCTGCCATTGACAGTCAGGACCACTTAAAGCAACAGGTCTGCCAATGCTACAAACTATAGGCTGAAAATCAGAGCAAAGTTCTGCTTCAATCCACGAGAAAACACTTATCTGGAGGCATTTTTCAGCTGTGAGGTAGCACTGATCGACCCTTTGCCCTCTGCCATTTGAGTACAGGCCTGTGCACATTGCCAAAGACATTGCACCAATTTTATCCCCTGACAGCTGCGCCTTTCCAGCAGATTCTTCGGGACACTAACTTCTGACAacagcgtctctctctctctcactgaatATTACTGGCTGGCAACATGTGAAGCCCCCGCAGATCCACACACTAACGCGCTTATTCCCAACACAAACATTGTTATAAAGCAGCCGGAGACACACGACATGACACGATGATCGAATGTCCAAGTTCACACAGCAGGCCAGAGTAAACCGGACCAGAACCAGCCCTtgtaagggaaaaaaaagtttactgTGAGGAGGTCGGGAGATTATAATACCGCAATAATAACACTTGATATTGGGACGAGAGTCAATGCTGCAGGGTGACTCATCAGGTATTAATAGTCATAGATCATGTCAGggaacataacagtgttgatcaGTCGTTATAACGGGCTTATGATCTGTCTCCGAGGGGAGGAGGCCTGGGGACGCATCTTCGTAAGCCCCTCGCACCCATGTCGGAGAACACGGATCGCTCCAGAAATAAACATCTTTATGTAACTTTAACACGCTGGCAAGCTTACCTTCTTCGTGTCGTGTCTCGGGTCATTCCAAGTGGTCGTGCGGTTGTTGTGATCCACGAAGAAAGGCCATCCAGTGTGAGGGTCGATCTTAACTTCCCACCCGAGGGGCAGAGGGTCGCTGTCATTATTCGCCATTGTCACGACAGGTGACTGCGTCTTCAGGCCGTTCATGTTGCTGGCTGTCTAGTACTGAGACATTTTATACGGGCGGCGGACGCTTTAAAGATTCCTTGAAGTGACGTGCGAAAGTGGGCTGGAAGTTTCTCGAAATAGCGAGGTTAATGGCGAGGGCGGACATGGGCGGACGCAGCTCGAAGCAGTGGCGCGGGGCAGTGCCCACGCAGCAGCCGCCCGCTCCACCCTCGCTGCCTCGCTGGGTGCTTTAAAGAGGCAGCGCCGGAGAGAAACTAGACGCACCGAAACACAGATCTAGCGAGGCGACACGTCGATCTCATGACACACGCTTATTTTTCAGCTTGTGCAAatgaatctatctatctatctatctatctatctatctatctatctatctatctatctatctatctatctatctatctatctatctatctatctatctatctatctatctatctatctgattTCTCTGCACCATCTTGTACATATC
It encodes the following:
- the bag3 gene encoding BAG family molecular chaperone regulator 3 encodes the protein MNGLKTQSPVVTMANNDSDPLPLGWEVKIDPHTGWPFFVDHNNRTTTWNDPRHDTKKVRELSANGPNIPPEPSPQELQKSFVKHPILRPGYVPIPVFHEGAELRQQQHPCYSYIHPTAAQNIRSDGRVPSPTPGLQARPRSPLQAASDSSACEPRKSTSPVSQTAEVYTAPQHQPPRPSSTGLQAGYIPIPVIHEGGGGPTLTQVQPNPSVYSQRVPYPEQPFHRLQSDEWPAYSAAKDRGSPVLFPQHRDAAVAHLPHHIRSQSPVISQVLGERPHHVLVRESPQKMEQEHHISHQKPDITQHTQPLLTDADSPKPQQILQPPQQQPQQLPLQQPMCQQAQQHSPSHPQQPQQPQQPQQPQQPQQPDPVTQLHQQPLNTEQHGAVETPSTQEAQDVASAAELPPGKIEAEQPAQSPVHPGLAKVQQIVERVAKLEQEVKCFEGKKNDKKYLLLEEMLTKELLALDSVDPEGRADVRQARRDGVRRVQTILEELEQMQEPQSNPASGTLMQGDMLAQKGEHSMITKENVEMAKEIS